The genomic segment ATTGACAATGTACTTGTAGCACGTtacaaaaaatgatttaagTTTGATTGACtttcaattatcttttattaatttactcaAGTTACCTGAACTGACTCCTTCTTGCAACAACCACTTtaattgagaatatttttaaaaatctataagAAAAGTGAAACAAAGTAGAAACTTGTTTTATGCACggaatattataaagaatattatatttttatattatttagacTTATAACTAAAATACTTGTAttagaaacatatatatattaaattttatttaacaattaaatcttcttaaaaaaaatgtataaaaatctgcagtcgaataatgagaaaaatgaTCAATTATTGACTAGATTTCGATAACTagcaaaagaattttaatcttcCATTAGATCGATAGATACAAATCTTCAGAACGCtctattgaattttatgaaattatttgaacacGCACACAAGTTATTCAATAATATCCTCTAAATTCGTTCATTTCATTCAATTCAATGTAGAAACTATACTTCACTcgggaaataattttcatttcatcagTCACGACAGTAGTGGAAGATCGAACTGTCCTCGCGTGCTCACAGCGAAACCTCTTCCGTAAAAAATTACCTCGGTATTCCTTGTTAAGGAAATTGCAACAATCTGCGACTCATTCCTGAAGTCAGCAGCGGAACAGGACAAGcgatcaaaatgaaaaaagaacttTATTACGTATGCTGAattacgtttaaaaaattatgctAAAACTTGTCTAAAATTGTATAGAGAATGTTAAGCGTGATATATCGGTGTTTTCTTCGATAGATTTCTACCATTGTTTTTTTGtcaataaatgaaagaagtcATTGCAATGCTATCATCCAATATATCAAACTCCAATTTGTACAGAAATTCTTGCTTCCACTCGAGCTCTAACAAAAACTATAATTACACTTTATCTCCAATAATCGAAGAAACTTTTGAACTGACCGAGATAATAGTGATAAATTCCTAGTCTACTGTGGATATTATTCGCAAATAAACTACGCGAAAATAAACTAGGCAAATTCCATTGCGAATCTATTAAGATTTAAATTGCATGATCAGCCCTACTTGTATGTTTCTCAGTGACGAGAATTTGAAACCTTCTCATAAAAATTGCGATCAATTCGTTCCGTGTTGTGTCgaatattgcgttataaggaGGGCTATCGCAATTTCTCCACCGTACTATGTCAAAGCAGTATTTTTAACGCAGTGTGTTGTAGGACGATCGAGTGTATTTCCTTATATTTCCGAGTGTATTCCCTAAATGATACAGTAAAATGTACCAATTTTAAAGCTACGATCACATTGACCTCAAAAtacgattatattattttttctttttggatttacaaatttgtttcGCAATAACCAGTATATTCTAGTTTACGCAACTGGCAACGTTTCAACGTTTAGAGTGACTGGCAAAAGTTTCTAACCAGAGTGTAATTCTATTTCAGTAATATTCGCAACTGTTTAAAGATAAGAAGAAACTTGTTCTATGCCGCATTCTCGCTTTCCATATTTAGCCGATATTAATATGTCGAATTGGATCGATCTAATTTGCGAAGAAGAAGTATAAAACAAAGAGTACCAATGTTTTTTCGTCGGCACTATTTGTGGCATTAATAACACGGTTCTATGCCGGTACAACGAGAATCTTATCTTAGATATACAAGTCTCTTTACCTCTCAGCGTCAATGGTCAAGGTACACAACATTATCGATGCAGGTTTAACCAATTGTATCACCAACGATCTTTGGTTATTTTCATTCGGGTACCTGCGGTACTCACTGTATTTATCAACGTTCAAGAATTGTAAAACACAAACaacgtttaaacgaaaattcgaACGCTACTGTACAGCCACACCGATAAGCTCTTATCGAAGAGGCGATGATGACCGTCAGTGAACGTTCTGATGCACTCGGAGCTGACTAGAATAACGTCAATCCTTtgaatatgttaaaatatccCTTATACTTTCCTTAATTCTATACACTTTCaaagatttttcaatattttttcccccttttcgATATCTATTGGAATTAACTggaattgattaaaattttgcgaataaattattaaaaatcgacagttttcttctttcgattgTTGAAGATAAGGCGTCCTCACGAATCGATTCACACCgtctattaaatattgattttcatttaaatttaaaatgttgcAAACATCGCGTTTTCACATATTACAGCAACGAACGTACAAATAAACAATgttaatcgttatataaaACGTGCTATATCTATTACATTTATACGAATTACATTGCACGACAGAGAGAAATTacattgcaaatattattaaaacaattggaaataaaagtcGAATCTAAAAACGAAGTGACTATCGTGTATGACATATTTTTGAAGTTTGTTATAAACTGTCTGTTTGTTATGCGCATTATCGCCAGTTGGttgttttcttaaatataagataatttCTCAACATAGTATGAATGAcaatcgaaagaaaaacaaatccAGTATGTAGTATGTAATGTTTTCGACtgatttcgtttattaaagAATCTGAAGTGAGATAGTCGATCGAGCTTGTTTAAACTGTCAAATATCTTTGTTCGGCAACGGCTACGTAACCCGACGTCAAAATCTAATGGTACACCTGTTTACGAGCGTTGGTGGCCGCGAAGATTAAGGTCGCTTTCATCGATTTATCGTATCGACTAGTAGAAGCTTCACATCGAGGTAAATAATCTTCGACTTTTCGCATAAAAGAAAACTATCGCATCGTGCGTCTAACATTCTTCCCTTAAGAGACGAAAGTTTCAAGgcgaagataaaatttcagaTCACGGACATCCCACATTTCCCCATTAGATCGCTGCcaatttttgattaatatcAAAAACTAACAGATTTCGCTAAAACCCTAGCCAACCGTCGAATATTGAAAACAAAAGTATTCTGTAAACTCTTACAGAATCCATCATCGCGTAAGGGAAAATGGCGATAGAATCGCCTAAAGGCAAAGCTGCGAATAGCAGAAAGCTTGAAATTCGAAAGCGAATCCCTCTCGTAAGCCCGATCATAAAAATCACGCTGTTTCGcgttacagaaaaataacgaGAGAATTacatgagaaaatatttcggaaTTAAACATGTGATAAAGCCAAAAGCAAAGAGGATCACCAAAAAGaacattgaaagaaatttgctGGAAATTCACCCTCGATATACTTCTTTAAGGCTGCGAGCCCCTCTTTCTTGTTATTCTCGGTCTCCCGAAGCTCCTTCTCAGCGATAGCCAGGGCTTCCGGTCCTGGTGTCGTTGTATCCAATTCAAACGACATGCTTCGGCTGAATATTCACAACAGTGTATCAAACGTCTAACAACCGACAAAACGATCCTCACTGCAGGACAACCACGATATATCTGTGACCTGACATATCTTGTACAAGAAGAAGTCCACCATCTCAATCCAATCTTTGACCGCTCAAAGTCCAATCGGCACGCAGTGACGACGGTCCGATTTTATGACTCTTCCGCCAGTTGATTTCGTGTCGCTTAATATACACTGTACACTGAAACCGAGACACATTGGACGCGTGTCACTTGATAAAACTGTCACCCGGAACACAGTGATCGCGTACACTGGCGAGTCATCGATTGATAAGCAGCGGTCGAACGGAGGAACCGATcgtctattatatttatatcggaGCAATACAAAGTAATTAGAATCGCTATATTGAACAGTGACTGTTACGTCCGGTGACTCTCTACGGTCGAGGCGTCCACCAGCCGTGCACATATAATTAATCGGGTGGCAATAATCCCAAGGAACCCTCATAAAACGAGGCCTTTTGATTTGCCGTTGAATCCATCAATTGGCATAAGACATCTTCGAGTCAAGAGGTTCCTTCTGGTTATTGTACAatcagataaaataaaaatcagatGAAAATAGGGGAAATcggtttatatatataacataggTATGGGTTCTCTCATGTTTCCCGGGATTCCACCCGCAAGCGACCAGTGGTGGGCCGATCACCACCGAACAAGTGTTTTCCTTTGCGATAACATTGTCACCGGACTTCGCTTGATCTACGACTACAGATCAGTTGACATTTCTTTACCGGGTTTCCACCCGTCAATCATCCATCTACTTCTCTTTACCTTACGCAACAGCGTAAATATCTTCCGTACATagttgttgaaaatatatattataacctgttaACCGCAGTGTTATACTCACTCCTATTCACTCCTATTATCCTAACAGAAATAAGGTGATCGATCtgttcgtggcgtcgattattcgaatcgtaacgggaatttacgactttcgttgacgcgcttcctcgcgatcgcgtctctcagTGACCATTGTTGTCTGCAATTGAGTTGAACTATATAATCTTATCTgcgaaatgaagaaaaaaggaaattttctaaatttcgtACTAATCAGAATTGGGTTTTTTCAGCCTTTTTTACTTAAATCTGACTTCATCGTTACGTGGGATACGCGAGAATGAATTTAGAATTGGAATGGAGTCGGAAGCCGAGGGAATGAGATTTCGGAATTTCCTTCGCGTGAAATTGGTTACATTGGAAAATGAACGAAAGTTCCATATAAATATAGACATTTCGAGCCTCTTCCACTCTatcgagaaaaaaaggatTTACTGAAGAAGCTAATTTTGAAACTTGCGTCGCTCGAAACTAGTTGCATCGCGAAGAAGAATCGAATGATGAAAAGCggatagaaaaattgatcttCTTCACTTTATAATTGAATATGTAGTtgattacattaaaataaggaaattaCGTAATGAGTTGACTTCTTGAACCAGCGAGTTTCACAATCGCACGAAGATGTAAGAATAATCGAAGGTGACCGAAAGCTGAATTTCTTCAGACGTAAGAGGACTTAACTCATACTAAACCAAAgcatattaaaaaagttataagatttatacttttaaattctaGGTATTTGAAATTCATCATGCGCATTTATGAAGATTTGTGCATAGTAAgtctgattttaataaaatcatatcaACATTAATCGTTATCACATATCGTTCTTGATTCACgaatttttgattttcttaaaaagCAACTGTcggaaaaatattctctaaaATTCGCcttttaataaagaaactaCGATTGTAATAAAAGTGTAGTAGAAAGTTTTAACACAATTAACGCAATATATATCGATACGCGCGTCCTTCGATTTATCCAACGAACGAATGCATATTCTTGGTAAAAcgtcaatttctttttcttccaataaACAATAAGTTATAATACTTACTAcacgtataattataatcgctaatataatagtattcttataatattttcataatttactTCTTAACAAAGTAGATACAATAGTAATGAAATGAACGATAATTTCACGTTCAAAAATACGCAGAAAATTTGTCTTATAGAGcaatttcaacataatatacTTTAGCAATATGTTACAGTCATTTATGGCAGTTTTCCATGAATTGTGTATATCCGAGCAGTGAAATAGGTCACGACTAAAGTCCGGTACTTTATGTATTCCTTCGATtcaaaataacgaattaactgtgttaatttatgtattcCTTCGATtcaaaataacgaattaacTGTGTTACAATCTTCATAACATGTTACAACAACTAATAGACTTCGATGTTGCAATTACAACTTGGAAATAGCacgttgtatatattttcaagtgTTTTTTTATGTCGTTGTTAAGGTAATGTATCGCTTTATTccttgtaattattataatcagaTTACGTCGATTGATTGATATCTTTCCTTTGCATTAATTGTGGCATTAGTTAGTCGTTTAATAATGGAAGAAGATATCGAATGGACGGAAAACGTACATTATAATCGAATGTACGTAATATACAGAAACATATATCCTAAACATCATAGATCGTAATTATTTAGTTGTATTAACAACGACATGAATTTACACGAGGTTCGttgttcaaaaaataatttctttatttaatggTCGTCTacctttttacatttacatttacatttaccaGGACTAAACGAAATCAGCCTGTCCTCGTTACTTatcttgattaattaaaagatttcccaattttttttttctgatttCGAAATCGACGCTTCAATTCCTTTACTTCTAGCTTAGAAATAGAATAATCATAGGAATCATAATTATTAGGAATTATGACATTACATTATTCAGATTACGCAAGCATATCATCcattataaattctatttggAACTAACAGGCtcgtagaaattttacatatttcatccTTTTTCCGTGTTTGTATATACTAACTAACCAATAACAACACATGAATAAAAAGATGCTTCTCGTAAATAGagttatattgtaaaaaatggtatttctatatctttccCATAATATAaggttttttaaaaatacctttcttgtattttaaaacACCAGATTGACGTGGagcgatttttaaatttttatttcgagtacaaattataaattacgttCCTCGTTCCTGCAAAATTAAATGGATGATCAAAGGGTTAAAGGCTATATTAAACTTACCGCATtcacatttacatatatacatatctgcaTTGCGCAGCACATGACCAAATACGTGCAAAGAAACTTTTCTCTTCATAGTGTTTGGTAATGCAATCAAATCGATTGTTTACTTTAAAGCAAGCTGAGTATCACATTTTTATACCATTATTCAGAATTCCAGaatcaattttgttttttaaattcatgtCCTTACCtacaaatggaaaaaagataattacattattacaatatcaattttattagaaaagtCGTAAGATCAAGCTTTTTATCAACTAgtgaattaatttacatttaccgataaaatatcaaagaaatcgATTGCTCCGTATGAAGGTAAAATTCGCTCACGAGACGATTTGTTTccgaggaaaataaatttgtgaatttattgttaaaaatgaagTCTTAGgtggacaaattttattctacattatCTTCACAGATAGAGTAACCTTCCGTCGATTATCTAATGCTGTCCAAGTCGGAATTAGCCATGCACAAGTATACTTGATAAATCTCcgaactcgattttctcgaaaattaagCCATTGTGTACCACAATGTCGATATCATATCGACGACGGCGAATGCTGTATTTAAATCTGCACCATGCTCATAGATGCCGCTGTATGCACACACGGTGAATTCTCTATGTACGTCTCAAACGGGTAACGTTGTTAAGTTCCATAAAGTCGTGTGTATGCGTCAAAACGAGAAAGACGAGAacaacgaaagagaaagaggcgaAATCGTTCTTGCTACGACTCTACGATCATTGTTTTTTCCGCGTGTCGCCGTGTTCGCgacatttatctacatttgcgttgttcgttatttcttttggcGTCCAAATCGACCAAAAGGAGGTTGTCGTAGGGCGCTGTGGcccaaattttattaactaacGACACCATGTCGGAGGATCAAGTCAAATCTCCGATCGACGGTATTCTTCCGTTTTTACAAAGCGTAAGtaacgaaaattttcatttcatttttgctACGTaagtttcgttttattcgtcCACGACTGATGCcccttaatttattttgttctctGGACGTGTTCAAGTTTTTGAAAGGACGTTCCTTATTTCCCTTTCGTTCTCGATCACTTTCATTTTCAGTACCGCCGGCAAAAAAGCATCGATGTAAAAATACTGACACAAATGTTAATCATTTCAGTCGGTGATTTGATTATTATACCTgcatttttcaagaatttatttcgttattcgGTCACGTTTGTATGGCTTAACTTGGGTTTGCTCGCAATAGCAGTTATgaaatacagaataaatattaactatTGACCGATATTTTCGCcgagaatttatttttggtGCATGCATCATAGTTTGCTTATTCGATGCACGGCTTACAAGCCGTTTTTTCCGTCTCATTTCTAGATGCGGATAAATTATAGGCCCAGTTTTATATGTCAATCATCAAAGTGACATGTTCCCGCGTTCATTCGTTAAACGTGATTTGGCAGTATGTATATTACACACGAACAGCAGACTcacgttatttaatatatatgtacaatgcgacaatatataaatgtgtAATTATAGATATGTATGTTAAATTGTAACTGTGTAGAAAGTGTTTTTGTCTTATTCTCTTAACAACTTGCTGGTATTTTGTATACCTGATtgttattagatatttttgtttcattgtgTGACATATACCATTGTAAAGAGCATATAAACAAGCAATTTAcgtatttgaattaaattataattcattgaaGAATTGAATTAAACAGATTGAATGGCGAGATCCATGGCTTGCATTATTGTTAACTTTTCATATTGCTGTCACAATGACTGCATTAATGACAAGAAACCATgccaattttcaaattatgttATTCCTTGCTCTGCGTAAGTATATTTcgtactaaaaataatttgtttactGTATATAGTTATTGCAATGAAGTGTTCATGTTGCAGTACTTTTGGTATATTTCTCTGAAAGCATCAATGAAGTTGCCGCATCTAACTGGATGTAAGAATCTTTAAGTTACTAagaattatcatattattttgataagtATTTgagataatatatttatttgatcttAATAGGTTGTTCTCAAGGCAGCAATATTTTGATTCCAATGGGCTCTTTATATCTGTAGTGTTCTCTGTGCCTATCTTGATGAATTGCATGATTATGATTGTAAGTAGATAAAAATGCCTATAACGTTTAAAACAAacctatatatatgtatatatttttttaacagtATGTATTGTTTCCTCGATTCTCATCTTTAGGCAAGCTGGCTTTATCAATCTAGTCAATTAATGACCAGTTTGAAGAGAGCACAATTGAGGCAACAAGCAAGGAACCGAGAAATAGAAGATGAATCTGTGAACGCAAATGGGACTGTTGTAAGAGAAAAGCAAGAATAACATTCTAGTCCGATAATAAGAATGGAAtacacgaaatataaaaatgtaaattacataCTGTTAAACAAGCATTGGCTTGTTTTTACCTCAAATAGAGTAGTATATAACAGCATTGTAAAATTTGGCGAATATTCAACATagcatttttttaaaacattactGCCGACATAATCATTACTGTCATTCATATTGAAATTGACTAGCTCCACTGTCGGTTGATTGTCTTTCCAATATTATGTCgtgtatatataatgattAGGAAGTGAATTCAGAAGCTtggaaacaatttatttattcaaaatcaaCGATATGC from the Bombus pyrosoma isolate SC7728 linkage group LG11, ASM1482585v1, whole genome shotgun sequence genome contains:
- the LOC122572721 gene encoding transmembrane protein 18 isoform X2, with the protein product MFPRSFVKRDLAIEWRDPWLALLLTFHIAVTMTALMTRNHANFQIMLFLALLLLVYFSESINEVAASNWMLFSRQQYFDSNGLFISVVFSVPILMNCMIMIASWLYQSSQLMTSLKRAQLRQQARNREIEDESVNANGTVVREKQE
- the LOC122572721 gene encoding transmembrane protein 18 isoform X1, with the protein product MSEDQVKSPIDGILPFLQSIEWRDPWLALLLTFHIAVTMTALMTRNHANFQIMLFLALLLLVYFSESINEVAASNWMLFSRQQYFDSNGLFISVVFSVPILMNCMIMIASWLYQSSQLMTSLKRAQLRQQARNREIEDESVNANGTVVREKQE